Proteins from one Rhizobium sp. CB3090 genomic window:
- a CDS encoding GMC family oxidoreductase — MDSYILRAMDVLNLSPKEPLGRFDKEGLHSFYWQFARSRVDRLDVMRFGSEFMAQRPDNVHVLLNATVTRVGLSPDGARFSHLDVASMEGKRARIQAGQCVLAASGIENARLLLASNDVHSNGIGNHHDAVGRYLMDHPGARIGAIPPDQMAVLTQLFGFFGVHHNGRAHMFMHGLALTPEIQEREKLLNAAVYFATERAPDDPWDALKRLMRRQTTNVGRDLLSVATGSGLIVKGLGMKVLSDGRTPKALKDIVINTAIRMSPNLVANEFQDHGVPHKLVGLRIEAISEQIPNPDSRITLSSRKDRFGVPLAKIAWRINDVERQTLLRIAELSRTALMSAGLPAPILEDWALERRPQDIVIIDMAHTLGTTRMSADAKTGVVDQNCRVHGLPNLYVAGGSVFPTSGHANPTLMILAFAIRLADHLDSNWQGFEPSASDYHRTLETH; from the coding sequence ATGGATTCTTATATCCTGCGCGCAATGGACGTGCTGAATCTCAGCCCGAAGGAGCCATTGGGCCGCTTTGACAAGGAGGGACTTCATTCCTTCTATTGGCAGTTTGCCCGCTCGCGCGTGGATCGGCTTGACGTCATGCGCTTCGGCAGCGAATTCATGGCGCAACGGCCGGATAACGTTCATGTTCTTCTGAATGCGACGGTGACGCGTGTCGGCCTGAGCCCGGACGGAGCGCGTTTCTCACACCTCGACGTCGCAAGCATGGAAGGCAAGCGCGCGCGCATCCAGGCCGGACAGTGCGTGCTGGCCGCGAGCGGGATTGAAAACGCCAGGCTGCTGCTGGCGTCTAACGATGTGCATTCCAATGGAATTGGCAACCACCACGATGCCGTCGGGCGATATCTCATGGATCATCCCGGCGCACGCATCGGTGCCATCCCGCCCGACCAAATGGCCGTGCTTACCCAGCTCTTCGGCTTCTTCGGCGTTCATCACAATGGCCGCGCGCACATGTTCATGCATGGCTTGGCGCTGACCCCGGAGATACAGGAGCGCGAGAAGCTGCTGAACGCCGCTGTCTATTTCGCCACGGAGCGCGCACCGGACGATCCATGGGATGCGTTGAAGCGGCTGATGCGCCGACAGACTACAAATGTCGGACGCGATCTGCTTTCGGTTGCGACGGGTTCCGGGCTTATCGTCAAGGGACTCGGAATGAAGGTCCTTTCTGACGGCCGGACGCCCAAGGCCCTCAAGGACATCGTAATCAATACCGCCATCAGGATGTCCCCGAATTTGGTCGCCAATGAATTCCAGGATCATGGCGTGCCGCACAAGCTGGTCGGCTTGAGGATCGAGGCGATCTCCGAGCAAATTCCCAATCCCGACAGCAGGATCACTCTCAGCTCCCGAAAGGACCGGTTTGGTGTGCCATTGGCCAAGATCGCCTGGCGGATCAACGATGTCGAACGTCAAACACTGCTGAGGATTGCTGAGCTTTCACGCACCGCCCTGATGAGTGCCGGCCTGCCTGCCCCTATACTGGAAGATTGGGCGCTGGAGCGGCGGCCACAGGACATCGTCATCATCGACATGGCACACACGCTTGGCACGACGCGCATGTCGGCCGACGCGAAGACAGGCGTCGTCGACCAGAATTGCAGGGTCCACGGATTGCCCAACCTTTATGTTGCCGGCGGATCGGTGTTTCCAACCAGCGGCCACGCAAATCCCACATTGATGATCCTGGCTTTTGCGATAAGACTGGCCGATCACCTGGATTCAAACTGGCAAGGGTTTGAACCTTCCGCGTCGGATTATCACCGAACGCTGGAAACGCATTAA
- a CDS encoding glycosyl hydrolase produces the protein MSNKKTKAATVALFVTLATTGTILAASIPRGIPVGEATHPAPITDKRPQIGPDSVIFGAYDPHGDFKDDANSKIEHIFLPWEDVDLGTLPLADDYAQKRGRKLLITVEPWSWAVGWRLTSEALLQGILAGKYDSNMAAVCEAAATLKSDVTIRWAQEMDETDNQFTWAHWKPSSYVTAYRRMVNVCRQHDKSAKYMWSPKGEPGLAAFYPGDDVVDVIGLSVFGLQQFDRDHFGADRTFAQLLAPKYKLVRAFNKPVVVAELGYEGDSTYVANWAANAAKQYPEFPKLTAVVYFNDKELYPWPKPYGLPNWRVVKEASF, from the coding sequence ATGAGCAACAAGAAAACCAAAGCAGCGACAGTCGCCTTATTTGTAACCTTGGCGACGACTGGAACAATTTTGGCGGCAAGCATACCCCGCGGGATCCCCGTCGGTGAAGCGACTCATCCCGCACCGATTACCGACAAGCGGCCGCAGATCGGTCCGGACTCGGTTATCTTCGGCGCATATGATCCGCACGGTGATTTCAAGGACGACGCGAACTCGAAGATCGAACATATTTTCCTTCCCTGGGAAGATGTCGATCTGGGAACGCTGCCGCTTGCCGATGATTATGCCCAGAAGCGGGGACGGAAGCTTTTGATCACCGTGGAACCGTGGTCTTGGGCAGTGGGTTGGCGATTGACATCCGAAGCGCTGCTCCAAGGCATTCTCGCCGGCAAGTATGATAGCAACATGGCTGCTGTCTGCGAGGCTGCAGCCACGTTGAAGAGCGATGTGACCATCCGCTGGGCGCAGGAGATGGACGAAACCGACAACCAGTTCACCTGGGCGCACTGGAAGCCCAGCAGCTACGTCACGGCTTATCGGCGAATGGTGAATGTTTGCCGCCAGCACGACAAGTCGGCGAAATATATGTGGTCGCCTAAAGGCGAACCCGGTCTTGCCGCCTTCTACCCAGGCGACGATGTTGTCGATGTCATCGGCCTTTCGGTGTTCGGGCTGCAACAGTTTGACAGGGATCATTTCGGCGCGGACCGGACGTTTGCCCAATTGCTCGCGCCGAAATACAAGCTGGTCAGGGCCTTCAACAAGCCCGTCGTCGTGGCTGAACTGGGTTATGAAGGCGATTCCACTTATGTCGCCAATTGGGCTGCGAACGCGGCCAAGCAATATCCGGAATTTCCGAAGCTGACGGCCGTCGTCTACTTCAATGACAAGGAGCTCTATCCTTGGCCGAAACCCTACGGTCTTCCCAATTGGCGGGTCGTCAAAGAGGCGAGCTTCTGA
- a CDS encoding glycosyltransferase family 2 protein, with product MTNTTNTSNEATEPRLISVLQGRDRLEYLAGAAVWLAMLMYFWAWWLKPGHYIGFWRFTLVTAILAWVTLLPAYFIAIFYRAKKPAGPLQLPAGSRVAMVVTKAPSEPFSVVATTLQAMLDQAFPHDTWLADEDPIPETLNWCRQHGVLVSTRKNRLDYHRTTWPRRTRCKEGNLAFFYDHYGYERYDFVVQLDADHVPEPGYLVEMLRPFGDPKVGYVSAPSICDRNASESWAARGRLYAEASMHGSLQAGYNDGLAPLCIGSHYAVRTVALKEIGGLGPELAEDHSTTLMMNAYGWRGVHALDAIAHGDGPRTFADLVTQEFQWSRSLVMLLLRYSPIYVPRLPLRLKCQFVFSQLWYPLFALFMGLMFVTPILALAFHQNFVAVTYPEFFAHCAPLSITLMLLAYRWRASGSFRPFDAKILSWEGVFFLFARWPWAVAGTVAAVRDWMTDSYVDFRITPKGASEVDPLPWRVLLPYGFLSVASVLPVLLVDRAGETRGFYIFAIINSVLYTLLLLTIVIQHARENVVRIRARLYRPAMAAGLLCLIAAPGFATIERGSEGLASLTWGTGRFRLYETQYAVAGAGFGRQDLQKLTFKPHWLADTSNSDLSQDETSNPS from the coding sequence ATGACAAACACGACCAACACGTCCAATGAAGCGACCGAACCGCGCCTGATATCGGTTCTCCAAGGCCGCGATCGGTTGGAATATCTCGCCGGTGCTGCAGTCTGGCTGGCGATGCTCATGTATTTTTGGGCCTGGTGGCTGAAGCCGGGGCATTATATCGGCTTTTGGCGCTTTACTTTGGTGACGGCCATACTTGCTTGGGTCACCCTTCTGCCGGCCTATTTCATCGCAATATTCTATCGTGCGAAGAAACCCGCCGGACCGCTGCAATTGCCGGCAGGCAGCCGCGTCGCCATGGTGGTCACCAAAGCGCCGTCCGAGCCTTTTTCCGTCGTCGCGACGACCTTGCAAGCCATGCTCGATCAAGCATTTCCGCATGACACATGGCTCGCCGACGAAGATCCGATTCCCGAGACGTTGAACTGGTGCCGCCAGCATGGCGTCCTCGTTTCCACACGAAAGAACAGGCTGGATTATCACCGCACGACCTGGCCGCGCCGCACGCGCTGCAAGGAGGGCAATCTCGCCTTCTTCTACGACCACTATGGCTATGAGCGCTATGATTTCGTTGTGCAGCTCGATGCCGATCATGTTCCGGAGCCTGGTTATCTCGTCGAAATGTTGCGTCCGTTTGGCGACCCAAAGGTTGGTTATGTGTCGGCGCCGAGCATTTGCGATCGTAACGCATCGGAAAGCTGGGCGGCACGCGGGCGGCTTTATGCAGAGGCGAGCATGCATGGTTCTCTCCAGGCCGGCTACAATGACGGGCTCGCTCCTCTTTGCATCGGATCGCACTATGCCGTGCGCACCGTCGCCCTCAAGGAAATCGGGGGGCTGGGGCCGGAACTTGCGGAAGATCATTCGACGACGTTGATGATGAACGCCTATGGCTGGCGTGGGGTGCATGCGCTTGATGCCATCGCGCATGGCGACGGTCCCCGCACGTTCGCCGATCTCGTCACCCAGGAATTTCAGTGGTCACGCAGCCTTGTCATGCTGCTGCTGCGATATTCGCCGATTTACGTTCCGCGTCTGCCGCTGAGATTGAAATGCCAATTTGTGTTTTCCCAGTTGTGGTATCCGCTCTTTGCGCTGTTCATGGGCCTAATGTTCGTCACGCCAATTCTGGCGCTCGCCTTCCATCAGAACTTTGTTGCGGTCACCTATCCCGAATTTTTCGCCCACTGCGCACCACTCTCCATCACCTTGATGCTGTTGGCCTATCGGTGGCGCGCCAGCGGCTCATTCCGGCCGTTCGATGCCAAGATCCTGAGCTGGGAGGGAGTATTTTTCCTCTTCGCCCGTTGGCCTTGGGCGGTAGCTGGAACGGTCGCTGCTGTCAGGGACTGGATGACCGACTCCTATGTCGACTTTCGCATCACGCCCAAGGGTGCGTCCGAAGTCGATCCGTTGCCTTGGCGAGTTCTGCTGCCCTACGGCTTTCTGTCGGTGGCTTCCGTTCTGCCGGTTCTCCTTGTCGACAGGGCTGGTGAAACGCGGGGTTTCTATATCTTCGCGATTATCAACTCCGTGCTCTATACCCTTCTGCTGCTGACCATCGTCATCCAGCACGCTCGGGAGAATGTCGTCAGAATTCGAGCAAGATTATATCGGCCGGCAATGGCTGCGGGCCTTCTTTGCCTTATCGCCGCTCCTGGATTCGCCACCATCGAACGCGGATCGGAAGGGCTGGCGTCTCTGACGTGGGGTACCGGACGCTTCCGGCTTTATGAAACACAGTATGCGGTGGCCGGTGCCGGTTTTGGAAGGCAGGACCTCCAAAAACTGACGTTCAAGCCACACTGGTTGGCCGATACGTCGAATAGCGACCTTTCGCAAGATGAAACATCAAATCCGAGCTAG
- the galE gene encoding UDP-glucose 4-epimerase GalE codes for MSQKKVLVAGGAGYIGSHTAKLLRSKDIEPIVFDNLVTGHRSSVRWGPFVHGDILDTSALTRALLQYKPDAVVHFAASAYVGESVEDPAKYYRNNVSGTLSLLDACRHAEIDKIIFSSSCATYGTPASLPITETTPQVPINPYGRTKLIVEQILKDYAAAYQVKYVALRYFNACGADPDGELGEWHEPETHLIPRALLAAAETIPHLAIFGDDYDTQDGTCVRDYIHVTDLARAHVLALEHLVNGGDNLSVNLGTGYGASINEIVSAIGRITKREVPVEMHARRAGDPPALYTDPTFAREALGFSPEYSDIDTIIKTAAPFFGLEPRT; via the coding sequence ATGTCGCAGAAAAAAGTTCTGGTAGCCGGTGGCGCCGGATATATCGGCAGCCACACGGCCAAGCTGCTCCGTTCAAAAGATATCGAGCCGATCGTCTTTGACAATCTGGTTACGGGGCATCGCTCTTCGGTGCGTTGGGGACCATTCGTGCATGGCGATATCCTCGATACCAGCGCCCTGACCCGAGCCCTCCTGCAGTATAAGCCGGATGCGGTCGTGCATTTTGCCGCATCCGCCTATGTCGGCGAGTCCGTAGAGGATCCCGCCAAATATTATCGCAACAATGTCAGCGGGACGTTGTCCCTTCTGGACGCCTGCCGTCATGCCGAAATCGACAAGATCATTTTCTCGTCAAGTTGTGCGACCTACGGCACCCCGGCGTCTCTCCCCATAACCGAGACAACGCCGCAGGTGCCGATCAATCCATACGGCAGGACGAAACTCATCGTTGAGCAGATCCTGAAGGATTACGCGGCAGCCTATCAAGTGAAATATGTTGCGCTGCGATACTTCAACGCCTGCGGCGCCGATCCGGATGGAGAACTCGGCGAATGGCATGAGCCGGAAACGCATCTCATTCCGAGAGCTTTGCTCGCGGCCGCCGAGACAATCCCGCATCTTGCCATCTTCGGCGACGACTATGACACGCAAGATGGAACCTGCGTTCGCGACTATATCCATGTGACGGATTTGGCGCGTGCCCATGTTCTGGCGCTCGAGCACCTCGTCAATGGCGGCGACAACCTTTCCGTCAATCTCGGAACGGGCTACGGCGCTTCCATCAACGAGATCGTCAGCGCCATCGGCCGTATCACCAAACGCGAAGTCCCGGTCGAGATGCATGCAAGACGGGCCGGCGATCCGCCGGCGCTCTATACCGACCCGACCTTTGCGCGTGAGGCGCTTGGCTTCTCGCCTGAATACTCCGACATCGACACCATCATCAAAACTGCGGCTCCCTTTTTTGGTTTGGAGCCGCGGACATGA
- a CDS encoding UDP-glucuronic acid decarboxylase family protein: MRPTTDRSDITTLLGDIRVLHSKQQPRHILVAGGAGFLGSHLCERLLKLGHSIVCVDNFSTGLERNISHLRSYNRFSVIRHDVVDPIDIEADEIYNLACPASPPHYQADPVHTMKTSVFGALNLLELAARTGARIFQASTSEVYGDPLVHPQVENYWGNVNSFGPRSCYDEGKRSAETLFYDFHQRYDVEIKIARIFNTYGPHMRPDDGRVVSNFIVQALKGQDITIYGDGSQTRSFCFVDDLIEGFQQLMATDPSFTGPVNLGNPGEFTILELAEQVIKLTGSRSKTICKPLPTDDPRQRRPDISLAQDKLGWKPLVPLSTGLEKTICYFDRLLTEEAHEWVGTA; the protein is encoded by the coding sequence ATGCGTCCAACAACAGATCGCTCTGATATTACTACTCTCCTTGGCGACATCCGCGTTCTCCATTCCAAGCAGCAACCTCGGCATATTCTAGTCGCCGGCGGCGCGGGTTTTCTTGGATCACATCTCTGTGAGCGTCTCCTCAAATTGGGGCACAGTATCGTTTGCGTCGACAATTTCTCAACCGGACTTGAGCGCAATATCAGCCATTTGCGCAGCTATAACCGCTTCAGCGTCATAAGGCATGACGTCGTCGATCCGATCGACATCGAAGCCGATGAAATCTACAACCTTGCCTGCCCGGCATCGCCTCCTCATTATCAGGCTGATCCGGTGCACACGATGAAGACATCCGTCTTCGGTGCGCTCAATTTGCTGGAATTGGCTGCCCGTACCGGTGCTCGCATTTTCCAAGCGTCCACCTCTGAAGTCTATGGTGATCCGCTTGTGCACCCGCAGGTCGAGAACTATTGGGGCAATGTAAACTCGTTTGGCCCCCGGTCCTGCTATGACGAGGGCAAGCGCAGCGCCGAAACGTTGTTCTACGATTTTCATCAAAGATACGACGTCGAAATCAAGATTGCGCGAATCTTCAATACTTACGGGCCCCATATGCGTCCCGACGATGGTCGCGTCGTATCGAACTTCATCGTGCAAGCGCTGAAGGGTCAGGACATCACCATCTATGGCGATGGCTCGCAGACGCGTTCGTTCTGCTTCGTTGATGATCTCATCGAGGGCTTTCAGCAGTTGATGGCGACCGATCCCTCCTTCACCGGGCCCGTCAACCTCGGCAATCCGGGTGAGTTCACCATTCTGGAACTCGCCGAACAGGTGATCAAGCTGACCGGCTCCCGCTCCAAGACCATTTGCAAGCCGTTGCCGACAGACGATCCGCGCCAGCGCCGCCCGGATATATCCCTTGCCCAGGACAAACTGGGATGGAAGCCGCTGGTGCCGCTCTCAACCGGCTTGGAAAAGACGATCTGCTATTTCGACCGTCTTCTCACCGAAGAAGCACATGAATGGGTGGGGACCGCGTGA
- a CDS encoding helix-turn-helix domain-containing protein — MPDSPQKGHSPQVPVERQNDGQAATHPTVQVERRRWPRSSDIVQEASPPLPPALTPLRFSTHDLPPGDQFAAWQAYLAPLIDIRLPDGVSEETGFPADHTAWNLGGMLVVQQSAPAHSYSRTAAKLRSNSIDHWHIVLLRNGGSWTEVDGNVSKGEPGRVELRSLGHPFRGRATDSRSLSVYLPRELFLDVPAFNEIKSNTIFSDTYAKLLIDYLDSVEAKLSSMTAADLPRVVQTTHDMLVTCISSSAEHSGPEKHQSNLALMERVRRFVQRNLSSQDLTPDTLCRELGISRTRLYQLFESSGGVLHYIQKRRLFSAHVALSNTVNRQQIVEIAAEAGFASAAHFSRAFSKEFGYTPREARNIAAPPFLARPVSPMDAKDSANPFGDWLNSLGH; from the coding sequence TTGCCTGACTCACCTCAGAAAGGGCATTCGCCACAGGTTCCCGTCGAAAGGCAAAATGACGGGCAGGCGGCCACGCACCCCACTGTCCAGGTCGAGCGCCGGCGTTGGCCTCGGTCGTCGGATATTGTTCAAGAAGCAAGTCCGCCTTTGCCGCCGGCCCTTACACCTCTGCGGTTTTCCACCCACGACTTGCCGCCGGGCGATCAATTCGCAGCCTGGCAGGCGTATTTGGCTCCTTTAATAGATATCAGACTGCCGGATGGTGTATCGGAGGAAACAGGCTTCCCCGCCGATCATACAGCCTGGAATCTCGGCGGCATGCTTGTCGTCCAGCAATCGGCGCCTGCGCATTCTTATTCTCGTACAGCGGCAAAGCTGCGGTCCAATTCAATCGACCATTGGCATATCGTGCTGTTGCGGAACGGCGGGAGTTGGACAGAGGTTGATGGAAACGTATCGAAGGGTGAACCCGGTCGCGTGGAACTGAGGTCCTTGGGTCATCCGTTCAGAGGAAGGGCTACCGACTCGCGAAGCCTCTCGGTCTATCTGCCGCGGGAACTGTTTTTGGACGTGCCCGCTTTCAACGAAATCAAAAGCAACACGATATTCTCAGATACCTACGCCAAGCTGCTGATCGATTATCTCGACAGCGTCGAGGCGAAGCTATCCAGCATGACTGCGGCAGACCTTCCCCGCGTCGTGCAAACGACCCACGATATGCTGGTGACATGCATTTCGTCATCGGCTGAACATTCCGGACCTGAAAAACATCAGAGCAATTTAGCCCTGATGGAGCGCGTGCGCCGCTTCGTTCAGCGTAACTTGAGTTCGCAGGATCTCACACCGGATACGCTATGCCGGGAACTTGGCATTTCTCGTACTCGGCTCTACCAATTGTTCGAGTCGAGCGGCGGCGTGCTTCATTATATACAAAAACGTCGCCTTTTTTCGGCGCATGTCGCACTCAGCAACACCGTCAACCGACAGCAGATAGTGGAAATCGCCGCCGAGGCCGGTTTTGCCTCTGCTGCCCACTTCAGTCGGGCCTTTAGCAAGGAGTTTGGTTATACGCCTCGCGAAGCCCGAAATATCGCCGCGCCACCCTTCCTTGCACGCCCAGTTTCACCCATGGACGCGAAGGATAGCGCAAACCCCTTCGGCGATTGGCTGAATTCCCTCGGACACTAA
- a CDS encoding DUF995 domain-containing protein produces the protein MENRCPSSFMFAYNAAAITCCCKKGSNAAAKEPAACKINRKLLKSVNGRSEFQFLQSRSVAIHSPTDNQQTGGKPVTVFRTLFLLSAFGAISTCAFAANTAQNKMTKPPAKSVSLTAEDVFQLYYNRTWIWKDGAGYFAAKGREFKAWSGEGTGSYGVGRWFVTDPGKLCFRATWYAKTGNALAVTCFSHRRKGNIIFQKREPDGDWYPFKTRPAKADDEYNKVRPGDYATAGYDRMRIKLSENK, from the coding sequence TTGGAGAACCGCTGTCCCTCCTCATTCATGTTTGCATACAACGCGGCGGCAATAACCTGCTGTTGCAAGAAAGGATCAAATGCTGCTGCAAAAGAACCAGCAGCTTGCAAGATCAACCGCAAGCTGCTCAAATCGGTGAACGGACGGTCGGAATTCCAATTCTTGCAAAGCCGATCTGTCGCAATTCATTCGCCGACCGATAATCAACAGACAGGAGGAAAACCAGTGACTGTATTCCGAACGCTGTTCCTATTGAGCGCTTTTGGTGCGATCAGCACCTGCGCCTTTGCCGCCAATACCGCGCAAAATAAGATGACAAAACCGCCAGCCAAGTCAGTATCGCTGACTGCTGAGGATGTGTTTCAGCTCTATTACAATCGCACTTGGATCTGGAAAGACGGCGCGGGCTATTTTGCGGCGAAAGGGCGCGAATTCAAGGCCTGGTCTGGCGAAGGAACAGGTTCATACGGGGTTGGCCGTTGGTTTGTGACGGATCCGGGCAAACTCTGCTTCAGGGCCACATGGTACGCGAAGACGGGAAATGCCTTGGCGGTGACGTGTTTCAGTCATCGGAGGAAAGGCAATATCATATTCCAGAAGCGCGAACCCGACGGAGATTGGTATCCCTTCAAAACAAGGCCGGCCAAGGCCGACGATGAATACAACAAGGTGCGGCCGGGCGATTATGCGACAGCGGGATACGATCGCATGCGGATCAAATTGTCGGAAAACAAATAG
- a CDS encoding universal stress protein yields MYRTIICAVGLGSRERAEHLVRTAQAFLEADGTLHVVHIVERFPSVVNQEPDDWAISVIDEAEKKLSQLCKQLQVPALIHVRVGRAADTILAIAAETNADLIIVAAHKPDVLDRVFGSTVDDIMHHAKCRVHIDRISGAKQ; encoded by the coding sequence ATGTACAGGACGATCATCTGCGCCGTAGGTCTTGGATCACGGGAAAGGGCAGAACATCTGGTACGTACGGCTCAGGCGTTTCTCGAAGCCGATGGAACCTTGCATGTCGTTCATATCGTGGAACGTTTTCCTTCCGTTGTTAATCAGGAACCGGACGATTGGGCCATCTCGGTGATCGACGAAGCTGAGAAAAAGCTGTCACAGCTCTGCAAGCAGTTGCAGGTTCCGGCACTTATCCATGTTCGCGTGGGGCGTGCCGCCGATACGATCCTGGCAATTGCGGCTGAAACCAACGCGGATTTGATCATTGTCGCGGCCCATAAGCCCGATGTCCTCGATCGCGTCTTCGGGTCGACCGTCGACGACATCATGCATCACGCAAAATGTCGCGTGCATATCGACCGGATTTCCGGGGCGAAACAATGA
- a CDS encoding universal stress protein, whose protein sequence is MRAKTVLSIIGINQDNEDLRSAIELCRAAGAHLSVLVTALAIAPVGGYGEISSSAWAEERERELQKLGQQAETAKNLLQSSDISFDVDSLFTEYGWIENEIGERARYADLTLVGGGLLAQDDMRWRILNGALFHSPAPILVVPKGRLASLQPRVVLVAWDSRNEASHAVRAAMEQLTTAKNVHVAIVDPHASTRGNGEEPGADIAAFLARHGVHISVDILAGGGRTTADVLRQHAVDIGAELIVLGAYGHSRMRERIFGGTTRSMLEATPVPLMMTR, encoded by the coding sequence ATGCGAGCCAAAACCGTCTTAAGCATCATAGGCATCAATCAAGACAACGAGGATCTGCGTTCGGCTATCGAGCTCTGCCGTGCAGCCGGGGCACATCTTTCCGTGCTGGTGACGGCGCTTGCGATCGCTCCTGTCGGCGGATACGGCGAAATCTCCTCGTCAGCATGGGCTGAAGAACGCGAGCGCGAGTTGCAGAAGCTTGGCCAGCAGGCTGAAACCGCAAAAAATCTACTGCAATCCAGCGATATTTCGTTTGATGTGGACAGCCTGTTCACGGAATACGGATGGATCGAGAATGAAATTGGCGAGCGCGCTCGCTACGCCGACTTGACGCTGGTCGGCGGCGGTCTCTTGGCTCAGGACGATATGCGGTGGCGCATATTGAACGGTGCGCTGTTTCACTCACCGGCGCCGATCCTCGTTGTACCGAAAGGGCGTTTGGCCTCGCTTCAGCCGCGTGTGGTGCTTGTCGCCTGGGACTCCCGCAACGAGGCAAGTCACGCCGTCCGCGCCGCAATGGAGCAATTGACGACGGCCAAAAACGTGCATGTCGCTATCGTCGATCCACACGCATCGACCCGCGGCAATGGCGAGGAGCCGGGCGCAGATATCGCCGCCTTCCTTGCGCGACACGGCGTCCATATCTCAGTCGATATCCTGGCGGGTGGCGGCAGGACGACCGCCGACGTCCTGCGGCAGCATGCCGTGGATATTGGCGCCGAATTGATCGTGCTGGGTGCTTATGGACATTCGCGCATGCGGGAGCGGATTTTCGGAGGAACAACGCGTTCCATGCTTGAGGCCACACCCGTTCCATTGATGATGACGCGATGA
- a CDS encoding thioredoxin family protein, translating to MTTSAENGRNGGQPMHTPPVVSSQEWEAARQRLLLKEKEQTRARDALAAERRRMPWMAVKTDYAFEGPAGKVSLLDLFEGRRQLIVYRAFFEPGVFGWPDQACRGCSMVADQVAHVAHLNARDTTLVFVSRAPQSDIARLKARMGWEEIPWVTITDSFDADFGVGEWHGTNVFYRDGDRVFRTYFINNRGDEQMGGTWNYLDITPLGRQEVWEDSPEGYPQTPTYKWWNWHDSYVADAAPDKKWVEVSDAGEAAFRKEQAGKNP from the coding sequence ATGACTACATCAGCCGAAAACGGACGGAATGGCGGACAGCCTATGCACACTCCCCCGGTCGTGTCGTCACAGGAATGGGAGGCGGCCCGCCAGCGATTGCTCCTAAAGGAAAAGGAGCAGACTCGTGCCCGTGACGCCCTGGCCGCCGAGCGCCGGCGAATGCCATGGATGGCCGTGAAGACGGATTATGCGTTCGAGGGGCCTGCCGGCAAGGTAAGCCTGCTCGATTTGTTCGAAGGCCGGCGCCAACTGATCGTCTACCGCGCCTTCTTCGAGCCGGGAGTGTTCGGCTGGCCCGACCAGGCCTGTCGGGGTTGCTCCATGGTGGCCGACCAGGTTGCCCACGTCGCACATCTGAATGCGCGTGACACCACCCTCGTCTTCGTCTCGCGCGCGCCGCAATCGGATATCGCGCGGCTGAAGGCGCGGATGGGTTGGGAGGAAATACCATGGGTTACCATCACGGACAGCTTCGATGCCGACTTCGGCGTCGGCGAATGGCACGGCACGAACGTGTTCTATCGTGACGGCGACCGCGTATTCCGCACCTACTTCATCAACAATCGCGGCGATGAACAGATGGGAGGCACCTGGAACTACCTCGACATTACGCCGCTGGGCCGGCAGGAGGTCTGGGAGGATTCGCCCGAGGGCTATCCCCAGACGCCGACTTACAAGTGGTGGAACTGGCACGACAGCTACGTCGCGGACGCAGCGCCCGACAAGAAGTGGGTCGAGGTATCCGATGCCGGCGAGGCGGCGTTCCGAAAAGAACAAGCTGGCAAGAATCCATGA